One window of Haemorhous mexicanus isolate bHaeMex1 chromosome 16, bHaeMex1.pri, whole genome shotgun sequence genomic DNA carries:
- the LOC132334996 gene encoding olfactory receptor 14A16-like, with protein sequence MSNSSSISHFLLLALADTRQLQLLHFCLLLAISLAALLGNGLIISAVACGHHLHTPMFFFLLNLALTDLGSICTTVPKAMHNSLWDTRTISYTGCAAQLFFFAFFISAEFSLLTIMCYDRYVSICKPLHYGTLLGSRACAHMAAAAWASAFLHALMHTANTFALPLCHGNALGQFFCEIPAILKLSCSNSSLRELGLLVFSICLELGFVVVVVFSYVQIFRAVLRIPSEQGQHKAFSTCLPHLAVVFLFITTGTFAYLKPPSLSSPSLDPALSVLYSVVPPTLNPLIYSLRNKELKSAVRSLMTAWLKQH encoded by the coding sequence atgtccaacagcagctccatcagccacttcctcctgctggcattggcagacacgcggcagctgcagctcctgcacttctgcctcttgctggccatctccctggctgccctcctgggcaacggcctcatcatcagcgccgtagcctgcggccaccacctgcacacgcccatgttcttcttcctgctcaacctggccctcactgacctgggctccatctgcaccactgtccccaaagccatgcacaattccctctgggacaccaggaccatctcctacacaggatgtgctgctcagctctttttttttgcctttttcatcTCAGCAGaattttccctcctgaccatcatgtgctacgaccgctacgtgtccatctgcaaacccctgcactacgggaccctcctgggcagcagagcttgtgcccacatggcagcagctgcctgggccagtgcctttctccaTGCTCTCATGCACACAGCCAATACATttgccctgcccctgtgccatggcaatgccctgggccagttctttTGTGAAATCCCTGCGATCCTGAAGCTCTCCTGCTCAAACTCCAGCCTCAGGGAACTTGGACTTCTTGTGTTTTCCATCTGCTTAGAACTGGGCTTTGTTGTAGTCgttgttttctcctatgtgcagatcttcagggccgtgctgaggatcccctctgagcagggacagcacaaagccttttccacttGCCTTCCTCACCTGGCCGTGGTCTTTCTGTTCATCACCACTGGCACATTTGCCTACCTGAAGCCCCCATccctttcctccccatccctggatccagccttgtcagttctgtactcggtTGTGCCTCCaaccctgaaccccctcatctacagcctgaggaacaaGGAGCTTAAATCTGCAGTGCGGAGTCTGATGACTGCATGGTTGAAGCAACATTAA